The Nostoc sp. 'Lobaria pulmonaria (5183) cyanobiont' genome window below encodes:
- a CDS encoding response regulator transcription factor: MSAQLLLVDDEPGIREAVKDYLQESGFSVQVASNALEGWEWMQLNTPDLVISDVMMPQVDGYQFLKQLREDPRFQALPVVFLTAKGMTGDRIQGYHAGVDAYLPKPFDPDELVAIVENLLARRAAKAASTGDDTETPDLAELANQIAQIKALLTQKNAISQSPAPFKIDLTPREQSVLNLVAEGLMNKEIARRLETSVRNVEKYVSRLFSKTGTNSRTELVRFALEHGLAK, from the coding sequence ATGTCAGCACAATTGTTACTGGTGGATGATGAACCAGGGATACGGGAAGCCGTGAAAGACTATTTGCAAGAGAGCGGTTTCAGCGTTCAAGTCGCCAGTAACGCCCTAGAAGGTTGGGAATGGATGCAGCTGAATACACCTGACTTAGTGATTTCCGATGTGATGATGCCTCAAGTGGATGGCTATCAGTTCCTGAAGCAACTACGGGAAGACCCCCGTTTCCAAGCACTCCCGGTAGTATTTTTAACTGCTAAGGGTATGACAGGCGATCGCATTCAAGGCTATCACGCTGGTGTTGATGCCTATCTACCCAAACCTTTTGATCCAGACGAGTTAGTGGCTATAGTCGAAAATTTGCTAGCCCGTCGCGCCGCTAAGGCTGCGAGTACGGGAGATGATACTGAAACCCCCGATCTTGCTGAACTAGCCAATCAGATTGCCCAAATTAAAGCATTGTTAACTCAAAAAAATGCTATTTCCCAATCGCCAGCCCCTTTTAAAATTGATTTGACACCGAGAGAACAAAGTGTTTTAAATTTGGTTGCTGAAGGGTTGATGAACAAAGAAATCGCCCGTCGTTTAGAAACCAGCGTCCGCAATGTCGAAAAATACGTCAGCCGTTTGTTTAGTAAAACCGGTACCAACAGCCGTACAGAGTTAGTTCGTTTTGCTCTGGAACATGGTCTTGCTAAATAG